A genomic segment from Polyangium mundeleinium encodes:
- the kdpF gene encoding K(+)-transporting ATPase subunit F: protein MATLTNVGGVLAVLLFGYLLFALLYPEKLS from the coding sequence ATGGCGACCCTGACGAACGTCGGCGGCGTGCTCGCCGTCCTTCTTTTTGGCTACCTCCTGTTCGCGCTCCTCTATCCGGAGAAGTTGTCGTGA